The following are from one region of the Actinopolyspora halophila DSM 43834 genome:
- a CDS encoding VC0807 family protein, with amino-acid sequence MHISTTVQLSGIRTHLVHAGKKLLETTLVPLGLFYLLLSLTDLTGGLLAALGWTLAAVTCRLVLRMRVPAVLVLTTSLLVIRTVVGVVSQSAFLYFLQPSLQNFLIAAVLLATVPFERTFIARLADDFCVFPPHLIGHVALQRFFRRVSLLWAAVFTANGVGALWMLAQRTIGEFLLVSTAGSYGLVALAAVVSLLWFRRELRGHGIRLRIGDGGGFSPAGLLRWLPFPSGTR; translated from the coding sequence ATGCATATATCGACCACCGTCCAGCTGAGCGGGATTCGGACCCACTTGGTGCACGCGGGTAAAAAACTCCTCGAGACCACGCTCGTGCCGCTCGGGTTGTTCTACCTGCTGCTCAGCCTGACCGATCTGACGGGTGGCCTGCTGGCCGCCCTCGGCTGGACGCTCGCCGCTGTGACCTGCCGTCTGGTACTGCGGATGCGGGTCCCCGCCGTGCTGGTGCTGACGACCTCGCTGCTGGTCATTCGGACGGTGGTCGGGGTGGTCTCCCAAAGTGCCTTCCTCTACTTCCTCCAACCGAGCCTGCAGAACTTCCTCATAGCCGCGGTGCTGCTGGCGACGGTTCCCTTCGAACGGACCTTCATCGCACGGCTCGCGGACGACTTCTGCGTCTTCCCGCCCCACCTGATCGGGCACGTGGCACTACAGCGGTTCTTCAGACGGGTGTCGCTGTTGTGGGCGGCCGTGTTCACCGCCAACGGAGTGGGAGCGCTGTGGATGCTCGCACAACGCACCATCGGGGAGTTCCTGCTGGTGAGCACCGCTGGTTCCTACGGGTTGGTAGCGCTTGCCGCCGTGGTGTCGCTGCTGTGGTTCCGCAGAGAGCTGCGTGGTCACGGGATCCGGCTGCGGATCGGCGACGGCGGAGGTTTTTCACCGGCAGGACTGCTGCGCTGGTTGCCGTTCCCGTCCGGAACTCGCTGA
- a CDS encoding PRC-barrel domain-containing protein — protein sequence MSTAPHGPERSEEGQRGSELSGRTVVDRGGSRLGTLEQVYLAPDSGSPTWGVVRAGRNKQRFVPLHDANPGENAVRVSASKRQVRSAPTASTDPELRPEFEGRLTEHYSGAPNTARGSIAAVPRSRGAASGLLLVLLGIWTGVVPFVGPYFGYGFGSGQPWVFTADRLWLCVLPGVAILLGGVVMGPTGNRFLATMGGALALLGGAWLLVGPSLSRLWGTEGVATAIGSPLGSPSMWVWAQLGFFFAVGALVTALASLALGRLSVRSVKD from the coding sequence ATGTCCACCGCACCCCACGGTCCCGAGCGCTCCGAGGAAGGGCAGCGGGGATCGGAACTGTCCGGCAGAACCGTCGTCGATCGGGGCGGTTCGAGACTCGGAACCCTGGAACAGGTCTACTTGGCTCCGGATTCGGGGTCTCCGACCTGGGGAGTGGTTCGAGCAGGCCGGAACAAGCAGCGCTTCGTTCCGCTGCACGACGCGAATCCCGGGGAGAACGCCGTGCGCGTCAGTGCGAGCAAACGTCAGGTCCGATCCGCTCCCACGGCTTCGACGGATCCCGAACTGCGCCCCGAGTTCGAGGGAAGACTGACCGAGCACTACTCGGGAGCTCCGAACACCGCGCGCGGCTCCATCGCGGCCGTGCCGCGCAGTCGCGGCGCGGCGAGCGGGTTGTTGCTGGTGTTGTTGGGAATCTGGACGGGGGTGGTCCCCTTCGTGGGACCGTACTTCGGTTACGGGTTCGGTTCGGGACAACCCTGGGTGTTCACCGCCGACCGGTTGTGGCTGTGCGTGCTGCCCGGTGTGGCGATTCTGCTGGGCGGGGTCGTGATGGGGCCGACCGGTAACCGCTTCCTCGCCACGATGGGAGGTGCTCTCGCTCTGCTGGGAGGAGCTTGGCTTTTGGTCGGCCCCAGCCTGAGCCGTCTGTGGGGCACCGAGGGCGTCGCCACCGCGATCGGTTCTCCGCTCGGTTCCCCGAGCATGTGGGTGTGGGCCCAACTCGGTTTTTTCTTCGCGGTCGGAGCGCTGGTTACGGCACTCGCTTCCCTCGCGTTGGGACGGCTGAGCGTGCGGTCGGTCAAGGACTGA
- a CDS encoding SDR family NAD(P)-dependent oxidoreductase: MGLRPVGTALRGRTVLLTGGSSGIGAATAEVLARRGCELLVTGRDEQGLNRVAERTGARTLVADLGSPEELRQVAERASHAEVLINNAGVGWSGELEAMPESEVHRLLTVNLTAPVELTRMLLPAMRARGRGHVVFVSSIAAVGVGGESVYSASKAALRAFAASLRYEVSGDGLTVTTVLPGAVRTPFFQRRGLPYERSFPRMLPAEKAAEQLVRAVERGSEESFLPGWLDLAARFQGALPGTFHRLGRRFGQVR, encoded by the coding sequence ATGGGGTTGAGACCGGTGGGGACCGCGCTGCGTGGACGGACGGTGCTGCTGACCGGCGGTTCTTCCGGGATCGGAGCGGCCACCGCCGAAGTGCTGGCACGACGTGGCTGCGAACTGCTCGTCACGGGAAGGGACGAGCAGGGACTGAATCGAGTGGCCGAGAGGACCGGAGCGCGGACGCTGGTCGCCGACCTCGGTTCGCCCGAAGAGCTGCGACAGGTCGCAGAGCGGGCTTCCCACGCGGAGGTGCTGATCAACAACGCCGGCGTCGGCTGGTCCGGGGAGCTGGAGGCGATGCCGGAGTCGGAAGTCCACCGGTTGCTCACGGTGAATCTGACCGCCCCCGTTGAGCTGACCCGGATGCTGCTGCCCGCCATGCGCGCCCGCGGCCGGGGCCACGTGGTCTTCGTCTCCTCGATCGCCGCGGTCGGAGTCGGTGGCGAATCGGTCTACTCGGCGAGCAAGGCCGCGCTGCGAGCCTTCGCCGCCAGCCTGCGCTACGAGGTGTCCGGGGACGGCCTCACGGTGACCACCGTGCTGCCGGGCGCGGTGCGCACCCCCTTCTTCCAACGTCGCGGTCTCCCCTACGAACGGAGCTTTCCCCGGATGCTGCCCGCGGAGAAAGCGGCCGAACAGCTGGTACGGGCCGTCGAACGCGGCAGCGAGGAGAGTTTCCTGCCCGGGTGGCTGGATCTCGCCGCACGTTTTCAGGGGGCGTTGCCCGGGACCTTCCACCGTTTGGGGCGCAGGTTCGGGCAGGTCCGCTGA
- a CDS encoding DMT family transporter has product MSTAGAWFTVAVPAALVGAASFGMASAVQQRATKQVPNIRTLNPRLLFELVRKPVWLASVGTVIIGLSLQVVALAYGPLMLVQPLLVTSVLFAAVHAAWLAHRRLDRLVVLGALSCMGGLSAFLLLARPKGGTETIDLRAVPLAVLLGALTVACLLAASHFPGEIRVIALALATGVIYGVTAALMKVVADQFRTGGIAAPFQHWVLYAVCLVGPCGFLLSQNAFQQGKLISPALAVITTVDPLVGVAIGIDWFGESVNSTPAVLGGEAVATLAIVGGIVLLTHRGEALRRVLEQAGPPEDENDRTWG; this is encoded by the coding sequence TTGAGCACGGCCGGGGCCTGGTTCACGGTGGCCGTCCCGGCCGCGCTGGTCGGCGCGGCCAGTTTCGGCATGGCGAGCGCGGTGCAGCAACGCGCCACCAAACAGGTCCCCAACATCCGCACGCTCAACCCCCGGCTGCTGTTCGAGCTCGTGCGCAAACCCGTCTGGCTGGCCAGCGTCGGAACGGTCATCATCGGCCTGTCGCTGCAGGTGGTGGCGCTGGCCTACGGCCCGCTGATGCTGGTGCAGCCGCTGCTGGTCACCAGCGTGCTGTTCGCGGCGGTGCACGCTGCGTGGCTGGCCCACAGGCGTCTGGACCGTCTCGTCGTGCTGGGGGCACTATCCTGCATGGGCGGGCTGTCCGCGTTCCTGCTGCTGGCCCGCCCCAAGGGAGGCACCGAGACGATCGACCTCCGGGCCGTTCCACTGGCGGTGCTGCTTGGGGCGCTCACGGTCGCCTGCCTGCTTGCCGCCTCCCACTTCCCCGGTGAGATCCGCGTGATCGCTCTGGCGCTGGCCACCGGGGTGATATACGGCGTGACCGCGGCGCTGATGAAGGTCGTGGCCGATCAGTTCCGCACGGGCGGCATCGCCGCACCGTTCCAGCACTGGGTGCTGTACGCGGTGTGCCTGGTCGGCCCCTGCGGTTTCCTGCTGAGTCAGAACGCCTTCCAGCAGGGCAAGTTGATCTCCCCGGCCCTGGCCGTGATCACCACCGTCGACCCGCTCGTCGGTGTGGCCATCGGCATCGACTGGTTCGGGGAGAGCGTCAACTCCACACCGGCCGTGCTCGGTGGCGAGGCCGTGGCCACGCTCGCCATAGTCGGGGGCATAGTGCTGCTGACGCACCGTGGGGAGGCCCTGCGTCGGGTCCTGGAGCAGGCCGGTCCTCCTGAGGACGAGAACGACCGAACATGGGGTTGA
- the hpnE gene encoding hydroxysqualene dehydroxylase HpnE — MTPGRVIVVGGGLAGISAALGCRDAGFEVTLLEARARLGGATYSFRRGELTVDTGQHVFLRCYSEYTALLRRLGTVDKVRIQPRFHVPVVTPTGASWTLRRSRLPAPAHLLPALIGHKALSPRERFATARTALALRRLDPDDPSLDRIDFASWLRSRGEPRRAVTALWELFCTAALNATPENASLALAVKVFRTGMLDTASGGDIGTIERPLSEVHGDPAREKLLEAGVRLLPRSKVLEVSGELGDYRVRTREESRDQEITADAVVLAVPNVAAGKLLEQRRTPEEPDWSGLSRAPIINVHIHYDRPVTGLSMAAALDSPVQWLFDRTEVANAESGQYLVVSLSAAHDRVDVRSARLRAEYLPAVESLFPAAREAGVLDFFITREPAATFLPEPGTRRLRPSGRTGRPGLVLAGAWTDTGWPDTLEGAVRSGNTAARVVDRAIDSDRSVAWR; from the coding sequence ATGACCCCTGGACGAGTGATCGTCGTCGGGGGTGGTCTGGCGGGCATCTCGGCAGCACTGGGCTGTCGTGACGCGGGATTCGAAGTCACCCTGCTGGAAGCGCGTGCGCGACTGGGCGGAGCAACCTACTCCTTCCGCAGAGGGGAGCTGACCGTCGATACCGGACAGCACGTTTTTCTGCGCTGCTATTCGGAGTACACGGCCCTGCTGCGTCGACTGGGAACGGTGGACAAGGTGCGGATCCAACCGCGCTTCCACGTTCCCGTGGTCACCCCGACGGGTGCGAGCTGGACGCTGCGGCGAAGCAGGCTCCCCGCTCCGGCCCACTTGCTGCCCGCGCTGATCGGGCACAAGGCGCTGTCCCCGCGCGAGCGGTTCGCCACCGCGCGTACGGCACTCGCGTTGCGGAGGTTGGACCCGGACGACCCGAGTCTGGACCGGATCGATTTCGCTTCCTGGCTTCGTTCTCGAGGGGAGCCGCGCCGGGCGGTAACAGCGTTGTGGGAACTGTTCTGCACGGCCGCGCTCAACGCGACGCCGGAGAACGCCTCCCTGGCCCTGGCCGTCAAGGTGTTCCGGACCGGAATGCTGGACACCGCCTCCGGTGGGGACATCGGAACCATCGAACGGCCGTTGAGCGAGGTCCACGGCGATCCTGCCAGGGAGAAACTGCTCGAGGCAGGGGTGCGGCTGTTGCCCCGGAGCAAGGTTCTGGAAGTGAGTGGCGAACTCGGTGACTACCGCGTTCGGACCAGGGAGGAGAGCCGGGACCAGGAGATCACGGCCGATGCCGTGGTACTCGCCGTGCCCAACGTGGCGGCGGGAAAGTTGTTGGAACAGCGACGCACGCCCGAGGAACCGGACTGGAGCGGTTTGTCGCGTGCTCCGATCATCAACGTGCACATCCACTACGACCGTCCGGTCACGGGACTGTCCATGGCGGCCGCGCTCGACTCGCCGGTGCAGTGGTTGTTCGACCGCACCGAGGTGGCGAACGCCGAAAGTGGACAGTACCTGGTGGTCTCGCTGTCGGCGGCACACGATCGAGTCGATGTGCGCTCGGCGCGGTTGCGTGCCGAGTACCTGCCCGCGGTGGAAAGCTTGTTCCCGGCAGCACGTGAAGCCGGGGTGCTGGATTTCTTCATCACCCGTGAACCCGCCGCGACCTTCCTGCCGGAGCCCGGAACTCGACGACTGCGCCCCTCGGGACGGACGGGTCGACCGGGTTTGGTGCTGGCGGGAGCGTGGACCGACACCGGCTGGCCGGACACCCTCGAGGGGGCTGTGCGCAGCGGGAACACGGCGGCCCGGGTAGTGGACCGGGCCATCGACAGCGATCGCAGTGTGGCGTGGAGGTGA
- the hpnD gene encoding presqualene diphosphate synthase HpnD yields MLGEWARLSLAPASGGGHDRTESAYEYCEQITRTQARNFSYGIRLLPAGKRKALSAVYAFARRVDDIGDGTLSTGRKLDRLEHTRTKLREIHRGSKDPMLVALADAAHGLPIPLEAFHELIDGCEADVRGNEYETFEQLAHYCRCVAGSIGRLSLGVFGQPVTGVAAERADALGVALQLTNILRDLLEDRRRGRIYLPQEDLRRFGVTFDLDSRGMFTDDESKVAELVRFQSQRAERWYGEGLRLLPMLDHRSRACCAAMAGIYHELLRRITDDPTLVMRGRTGLSGWQKAVVAARSFAGMSS; encoded by the coding sequence ATGCTGGGCGAATGGGCCCGGCTCTCGTTGGCCCCCGCGAGCGGGGGCGGGCACGACCGGACCGAGAGCGCCTACGAGTACTGCGAGCAGATCACCAGAACGCAGGCCCGTAACTTCTCCTACGGAATCCGGCTGCTTCCCGCGGGCAAGCGCAAGGCCCTGTCAGCCGTGTACGCCTTCGCGCGCAGGGTGGACGACATCGGTGACGGGACGTTGTCGACCGGGCGAAAACTCGATCGGCTCGAGCACACGCGAACGAAGCTGCGGGAGATCCACCGGGGTTCCAAGGACCCGATGCTGGTGGCGCTGGCCGACGCCGCGCACGGACTTCCGATTCCGCTGGAGGCCTTTCACGAGCTCATAGACGGCTGCGAAGCGGATGTACGCGGCAACGAGTACGAGACTTTCGAACAGCTCGCGCACTACTGCAGGTGTGTGGCCGGATCGATCGGCAGGCTCTCCCTGGGAGTGTTCGGTCAGCCGGTCACCGGAGTGGCAGCCGAACGCGCGGACGCGCTGGGAGTGGCCCTGCAGCTGACCAACATCCTGCGCGACCTGCTGGAGGACCGCCGTCGTGGACGGATCTACCTGCCGCAGGAGGACCTGCGCCGTTTCGGGGTGACGTTCGACCTGGATTCGCGGGGAATGTTCACGGACGACGAATCGAAGGTGGCCGAGCTGGTTCGCTTCCAGAGTCAACGGGCCGAACGCTGGTACGGGGAAGGACTCCGGTTGTTGCCGATGCTCGATCATCGAAGCCGAGCCTGTTGTGCCGCGATGGCCGGTATCTACCACGAACTGCTACGGCGTATCACCGACGATCCGACTCTGGTGATGCGTGGGCGGACCGGTCTGTCCGGTTGGCAGAAGGCCGTGGTCGCCGCCCGTTCCTTCGCGGGGATGTCCTCATGA
- the hpnH gene encoding adenosyl-hopene transferase HpnH, with protein sequence MGIPPRQAIRVGAYLAKQKILRRKKYALTLELEPLFACNLGCAGCGKIQHPADVLKQRMPVDQALSAVEECGAPVVSIAGGEPLMHPEIEVLVDELVKRKKFVYLCTNALLMPRKIDKIKPSPYFSWAVHIDGLEERHDASVNQQGVFAQAVDNIKDAQQRGFRITTNSTFFSTDTPKTVIDVLDYLNDELQVDQMMLSPAYAYDKAPDQEHFLGVEETRELFKKAFADGKRKKWRLNHSPLFLDFLEGKKDFACTAWAIPSYSLYGWQRPCYLMADGYAQSYRELLEETDWESYGRGRDSRCANCMAHCGYEPTAVMATMGSLRESLRAVRG encoded by the coding sequence ATGGGCATTCCACCCCGCCAGGCCATCAGGGTCGGCGCTTATTTGGCCAAACAGAAGATTCTGAGGCGCAAGAAATACGCTTTGACTCTCGAACTGGAGCCGTTGTTCGCGTGCAATCTCGGCTGCGCTGGTTGCGGAAAGATCCAGCATCCGGCCGACGTGCTCAAACAGCGCATGCCGGTGGATCAAGCCCTTTCCGCGGTCGAGGAGTGCGGAGCCCCCGTGGTTTCCATCGCGGGCGGTGAGCCGCTGATGCACCCCGAGATCGAAGTGCTCGTGGACGAACTGGTCAAACGGAAGAAATTCGTCTACCTGTGCACCAACGCCCTGCTGATGCCGCGCAAGATCGACAAGATCAAACCCTCCCCGTACTTCTCCTGGGCCGTGCACATCGACGGTCTCGAGGAGCGGCACGATGCCTCGGTGAACCAGCAGGGCGTGTTCGCCCAGGCCGTGGACAACATCAAGGACGCGCAGCAGCGCGGTTTCCGCATAACGACCAACAGCACCTTCTTCAGCACCGACACCCCGAAGACGGTCATCGACGTGCTGGACTACCTCAACGACGAGCTGCAGGTCGACCAGATGATGCTCTCGCCGGCCTACGCTTACGACAAGGCCCCCGACCAGGAGCACTTCCTCGGAGTCGAGGAGACGCGGGAGCTGTTCAAGAAGGCCTTCGCGGACGGCAAGCGCAAGAAGTGGCGACTCAACCACTCTCCGTTGTTCCTGGACTTCCTGGAGGGGAAGAAGGACTTCGCCTGTACCGCCTGGGCCATTCCCTCCTACTCGTTGTACGGCTGGCAGCGCCCCTGTTACCTCATGGCCGACGGTTACGCGCAGTCCTACCGAGAGCTGCTGGAGGAGACCGACTGGGAGTCCTACGGCAGGGGACGGGACTCGCGGTGCGCGAACTGCATGGCGCACTGCGGTTACGAACCCACCGCAGTCATGGCCACGATGGGCTCGTTGCGCGAGTCCCTGCGGGCCGTGCGCGGGTGA
- a CDS encoding polyprenyl synthetase family protein — protein MTATVPSVLVGARETVDPHLRRAIGRLDPDTRRVSEYHFGWTAADGTPEERSGKALRPALVLLSARAGNGTEGEALAGATAVELVHNFSLLHDDLMDGDLSRRHRPTAWSVFGSSTALLAGDALLGLANDVVLEEDSPRALRAARDLAGTVRSLIAGQAADLDFEQRLDVGIEECQRMIAGKTAALIACSCSIGALLAGASEHTVERLHAFGFEMGMAFQLVDDLLGVWGDPEETGKPVLSDLRARKKSVPVVHALNSGTEAGRRLRELYEQPDPLTETQLEQAAELLRRSGSEDWTRAETERRLTAARRQLHRADCEGVTEGLTELADFVLRRNQ, from the coding sequence ATGACCGCGACGGTTCCCTCAGTCCTGGTCGGAGCCAGGGAAACGGTCGATCCGCATCTGCGCCGGGCCATCGGTCGACTGGACCCGGACACCCGGCGGGTCAGCGAGTACCACTTCGGTTGGACGGCCGCTGACGGAACTCCGGAGGAGCGTTCGGGCAAGGCGCTGCGTCCCGCCCTGGTACTGCTCTCCGCACGTGCGGGGAACGGAACGGAGGGGGAGGCGTTGGCCGGTGCGACCGCCGTCGAACTGGTGCACAACTTCTCGTTGCTGCACGACGACCTGATGGACGGGGATCTCTCCCGTAGACACCGTCCGACCGCGTGGAGCGTTTTCGGTAGCTCCACGGCGTTGTTGGCCGGGGACGCGCTGCTCGGACTGGCCAACGACGTGGTGCTGGAGGAGGACTCGCCGCGAGCGCTGCGAGCGGCTCGTGATCTCGCGGGGACCGTGCGCAGCCTCATCGCGGGCCAGGCGGCGGATCTGGACTTCGAACAACGCCTCGACGTCGGCATCGAGGAGTGCCAGCGCATGATCGCGGGCAAGACGGCCGCGCTGATCGCCTGTTCGTGTTCCATCGGAGCTCTGCTGGCCGGGGCTTCGGAACACACGGTTGAAAGACTGCACGCTTTCGGTTTCGAGATGGGCATGGCCTTCCAGCTCGTCGACGATCTGCTCGGTGTCTGGGGAGATCCGGAGGAGACGGGGAAACCCGTGCTGTCCGACCTGCGGGCCCGCAAGAAATCCGTGCCGGTGGTTCATGCGCTCAACTCCGGTACGGAGGCGGGGCGGCGGCTGCGCGAGCTTTACGAGCAACCGGACCCCCTCACCGAGACCCAGCTGGAGCAGGCGGCCGAACTGCTGCGCCGTTCCGGTTCCGAGGACTGGACCAGAGCCGAGACGGAACGCAGATTGACGGCCGCGCGCCGCCAGCTGCACCGCGCCGACTGCGAAGGCGTGACCGAAGGACTGACCGAACTCGCCGATTTCGTTCTCCGGAGGAATCAGTGA
- a CDS encoding mechanosensitive ion channel family protein, with amino-acid sequence MDMILAQGTGFNVLDSLQSGFTQLVGYLPQLIGALLVLVIGYLIARILRAIVTRVLHKLRLDDRMSRSGQGARYVESLSPQGSPARLIGTVVFAVVMLFVLSSAIGTLGIPALTGFMNAVLGYLPRVLAALAIFLLAAAVAGAVGTLVDRTMGNTPVGRMARTAAPTLVMAIGVFMILTQLRIAPVIVTVTYVALVGAIALGSAIAFGLGGREAAADMINSNYRQTVRGGERASAGPEESGTEESAQSWTMRGAGSTTPEPQGAPEGEQHRSSGGAEGSGGSTGESGGGSHRAT; translated from the coding sequence ATGGATATGATCCTCGCGCAAGGAACCGGGTTCAACGTGTTGGACAGTCTGCAGAGCGGCTTCACCCAGCTGGTCGGCTACTTGCCGCAGCTGATCGGCGCGTTGCTCGTGCTGGTGATCGGCTACCTGATCGCCAGGATTCTCCGGGCGATCGTCACCCGCGTGCTGCACAAGCTGCGGCTGGACGACCGAATGTCCCGATCCGGCCAGGGGGCCCGCTACGTGGAGAGCCTCAGCCCGCAGGGCAGCCCGGCGAGGTTGATCGGCACGGTCGTTTTCGCCGTGGTCATGCTGTTCGTGCTGTCCTCGGCGATCGGCACGCTCGGCATTCCCGCCCTGACCGGATTCATGAACGCGGTGTTGGGCTACCTCCCCCGCGTGCTGGCCGCGCTGGCCATCTTCCTGCTCGCCGCCGCGGTGGCCGGGGCTGTCGGGACGCTGGTGGACCGCACGATGGGCAACACCCCTGTGGGGCGGATGGCCCGGACGGCGGCTCCGACGCTGGTGATGGCCATCGGCGTTTTCATGATCCTCACGCAGCTGCGCATCGCCCCGGTGATCGTCACCGTGACTTATGTGGCGCTGGTGGGGGCAATCGCCCTCGGTTCGGCCATCGCTTTCGGGCTGGGCGGACGTGAGGCCGCCGCCGATATGATCAATTCCAACTATCGGCAGACCGTCCGCGGTGGGGAGCGCGCGAGCGCAGGCCCGGAGGAGTCGGGAACCGAGGAATCGGCACAGAGCTGGACGATGCGCGGTGCGGGTAGCACTACCCCGGAGCCGCAGGGCGCCCCCGAAGGGGAGCAGCACCGGAGTTCCGGCGGAGCCGAGGGCTCCGGTGGGAGCACCGGTGAGAGTGGTGGCGGTTCCCATCGTGCTACGTGA
- the shc gene encoding squalene--hopene cyclase — MEAARDHLLSRQHEHGWWKGELQTNVTMDAEDLMLRRFLGILTAEEAAESARWIRSQQRSDGTWGTFYGAPGDLSVTVEAYVALKIAGDDVAEEHMASARDWILRQGGLERTRVFTRMWLAMFGQWSWDDLPAMPPEIVLLPSWFPLNLADWGCWARQTIVPLTLVSTLRPQRELGVRTEELRTGGPTGRLRQGSGGSAWDTVFHKLDRVLHGYGRHPIRPLRRQAIRRAAEWIVARQEADGCWGGIQPPWVYSIIALNLLGYPLDHPVLRTAITGLEGFLIREDTERGRVRRMEACQSPVWDTVLGIQALHDAGVSGEHPAMHRALEYVSGEEIMVRGDWAVRRPTLPGGGGWAFEFENDGYPDIDDTAEVLLAFTRTGHAEKERVASAVSRGRRWLRGMRSKDGGWAAFDADNTRWLVNKLPFCDFGAVIDPPSADVTAHVVEALVETGDGDDPVVRDGVRWLLENQEGGGSWYGRWGVNHVYGTGAAVPALVRAGIPTEHHALRRAVRWLEEHQNPDGGWGEDLRSYDDPAWIGRGDSTASQTAWALFALLAVGRHDTRAVREGIAFLVATQQPGGYWSEPQFTGTGFPGDFYINYHLYRQVFPLAALGRYRRAVRGE; from the coding sequence ATGGAGGCCGCCCGCGACCACCTGCTCTCCCGGCAGCACGAGCACGGCTGGTGGAAGGGGGAGTTGCAGACCAACGTGACGATGGACGCCGAGGACCTGATGCTTCGGCGCTTTCTCGGGATCCTCACGGCGGAGGAGGCGGCCGAGAGCGCACGTTGGATACGTTCCCAGCAGCGCTCCGACGGAACGTGGGGCACCTTCTACGGCGCTCCCGGCGATCTGTCGGTGACCGTCGAGGCCTATGTGGCACTGAAGATCGCGGGCGACGACGTCGCCGAGGAGCACATGGCCAGTGCCCGCGACTGGATCCTGCGGCAGGGCGGCCTCGAGCGCACCCGGGTTTTCACCCGGATGTGGTTGGCAATGTTCGGCCAGTGGTCCTGGGACGACCTTCCCGCGATGCCCCCGGAGATCGTTCTGCTGCCGAGCTGGTTCCCGCTGAACCTGGCCGACTGGGGGTGCTGGGCTCGCCAGACCATCGTTCCGCTGACGTTGGTGAGCACACTGCGGCCGCAGCGTGAGCTCGGAGTACGAACCGAGGAACTGCGCACGGGTGGCCCGACCGGGCGGCTGCGGCAGGGCTCGGGCGGCTCCGCCTGGGACACCGTGTTCCACAAGCTGGATCGGGTGCTGCACGGCTATGGCCGTCATCCGATCCGCCCGCTGCGCAGGCAGGCGATACGCCGGGCCGCCGAGTGGATCGTCGCCCGCCAGGAGGCGGACGGTTGTTGGGGCGGTATCCAGCCTCCGTGGGTGTACTCGATCATCGCCCTGAACCTGCTGGGGTATCCGCTGGACCACCCGGTGCTGCGTACGGCGATCACCGGTCTGGAGGGGTTCCTGATCAGGGAGGACACCGAACGGGGAAGAGTGCGCAGGATGGAGGCGTGCCAGTCCCCGGTGTGGGACACGGTGCTCGGTATCCAGGCTCTCCACGACGCCGGAGTCTCGGGAGAGCACCCCGCGATGCACCGTGCCCTCGAATACGTCAGCGGTGAGGAGATCATGGTCCGGGGTGACTGGGCCGTTCGACGCCCCACGCTCCCGGGCGGAGGTGGCTGGGCGTTCGAGTTCGAGAACGACGGCTACCCCGACATAGACGACACCGCCGAGGTGCTGCTGGCGTTCACCCGCACCGGACACGCCGAGAAGGAACGGGTCGCTTCGGCGGTGTCCAGGGGACGTCGTTGGTTGCGCGGTATGCGCTCCAAGGACGGAGGGTGGGCGGCCTTCGACGCGGACAACACTCGATGGCTGGTCAACAAGCTGCCGTTCTGCGATTTCGGGGCCGTGATCGATCCGCCCTCCGCCGACGTGACCGCCCACGTCGTGGAAGCGCTGGTCGAGACCGGCGACGGCGACGACCCGGTGGTGCGTGACGGGGTGCGCTGGTTGTTGGAGAACCAGGAGGGCGGGGGCTCGTGGTACGGGCGGTGGGGCGTCAACCACGTCTACGGGACCGGAGCGGCGGTTCCCGCCCTGGTACGGGCCGGGATCCCCACGGAGCACCACGCGCTGCGGCGTGCGGTGCGTTGGCTGGAGGAGCACCAGAACCCGGACGGTGGCTGGGGCGAGGACCTGCGTTCCTACGACGACCCGGCGTGGATAGGTCGGGGGGATTCGACGGCTTCGCAGACGGCCTGGGCGCTGTTCGCCCTGCTCGCCGTGGGGCGCCACGACACGCGAGCGGTACGTGAGGGGATCGCGTTTCTGGTGGCGACCCAGCAACCGGGTGGGTACTGGTCGGAGCCGCAGTTCACGGGAACGGGTTTTCCCGGTGACTTCTACATCAACTACCACCTCTACCGACAGGTTTTCCCGCTCGCCGCGCTCGGCCGGTACCGGCGGGCCGTCCGAGGGGAATAG